In Leptidea sinapis chromosome 2, ilLepSina1.1, whole genome shotgun sequence, the sequence CAAATTCATTCGGTATAAAATTCCTATAAATATTGCAGCGCTACCTCCCGTACTATAATGTCAGGGTGTCGAAGTTGGGTTAGGTTAGTGTGCGCACAAAAATTCGCTCTAacaatttttccctaacgcgcaaAAATATAGTGAAGGTCCGGCCACAATTGGAGTAtttctgtcatctctggtctggcgcaccccagtacgAGGGGCACcttgaaatgatcgggaatagaatatttcggattgagttacaataaaaccttttttagaatttcaatactggcctcttagaatcttaatgacattcatacaattaacaaaaaatttaaaaaccaaGAACTATGTTGGTTTAAAGTTGACAAGTCGTTAACAGAAATGGAGCTCACGCGTGAACATTTCCGTgccataatttatcacaattttcgtcgcggcttatctcaagataaatgtctcagcgaacttgtttcgatttatgatggtgaagcaccgagtcaaacgacaatataccactggtatgccgagttccgacgcggtcgTGTGTCGCTTAGCTCTCTTTCTTCTGCAGGTCGACCAAGAACAGCGGTCACGCCTGAAAACATCGCAGCTGTTCGAACTATTATATTAGATGACCGTCATGTGACATACGAGTAGATTCAGGCTGTTATCAGAATCGGAATGAGTGCAATTCAGTCGATATTAAGATGTTGTATAGAGAGACATTTGGTAGTATTTACAAAACTTAGTCAGGAGTAGAAAGTCATTAAATAACATggctaaatgattattttgattaaaagttTGCTATCGTATACAGCGTAACCGCacaatgtttttattgttatccGTGTGTATACTTGTACATTTTGCATTATTCAACTCGCAAGAGAGTTTCAATGAAATACCTCAcatgaaatatgaaaaaattaaatattggtGCGCAAACACGGATTTCATATGCAAATCTAACTCTACAAATATTTGCGCTACGCGAATTCTGAATAGCAATGTAGAGTATAAGGATTTTCTTAATTCCTGTTACTTATTTATGAGTAACATGTGTAACTACTCTAACCATGGTAAGAATCAAaagcattattaatttttttactactgCTATATCTTTTCATATGCTAACAAAGTATGGAATGTGTTTATTTTCGTggtgttttttatgacaaataggcgagacgagcacgacgttcagctgctggtaattgatacgcgctgcccattacaatgcagtgccgctcaggattattgaaaatcttataaattctgatcggtactacaattgcgctcgtcaccttgagataaatGGTGTTAAGTTCATTGTatacaccgactccaaaaataacaataatcgtaactagaattagattaagtaattatttagattgtataaaaatacgcaatcatttttatactttttagtgcatattatatcaattgtatttttgttaagatataatatgcacttaaaagtataaaatttattgcttatttttattcaacatccttggctgacaccaacttccaaataaaaaaagaattatcaaaatcggttcatcgaCGGGTCGAAAGTTCtgatgtaacaaacatacaaacgaattgagaacctcctccttttttgaaatcgatTAAAAATGGACCTTATTGTATGAATATAGTTTTGTGCTTCAGAATTCTCTATCATACAATCGGGGACTTGCAAAGAATTTATAGCGACAAGAAGAAATATTGAGCCGGAGAAAAATACTACTGCAAAACCAAATAATCCAGCCGAAGTGTCTAAAAAGACTACACCAGCTAAGTCTAAAAGTAAGTAAGAAGTTTAATGTCAAGTAAAAGATTGCTTTTTCtttaatgaaaacaagggacgagacgagcaggacgttcagctgatggtaattgatacaccctgcccattacaacgcagtgccgctcaggattcttgaataacccataAATACTGTATCtcgtcggcatcctgtgcaaaggagcctcctactactaaagcttttcttaatttttaatcACCATGTCAGTCTAGGCGTGAGTCGTACTCAAAATTGTACGTCTTTTTTAATGTGTGTGACTGTGTGTGGGAAAGTCGGTCGCCGAAGACCTCGTacaacattcgtcgaccaaattggggacgttttgagaaacgGAAAGATCCGAAGCACCCGCTACCGgcgagagcatgtatgaaaagagaaATGAATGTAGAGAAAGCGCGGGAGGTTTGTAAGGATTGAAGCAATTGGCTTATTGTcgctgcctaccccgacgggaacaacgGGGTTGTTTAACtttgatgaaaaatataattaaatccaCAGCCACTCAGCCCACCACTATCAGTCCGCTGTACGATATAGACACAGCATTTGATTTCCATCTTTGCCCACTTTCGTGTCCTGATGTGTACAACCCCGTCTGTGTTGGTGTGAATCGAGGCCATGGACTTTACTTTAAATTCTTCACGTTTGTCAACCATTGCGCCGGAGACCTCTACTATTGTAAAAATTGGGAAGGTAAGTTGTGTgccttaataaattaatttttcaaatatgtGATATCagacacctggtgttaagtgataaccgccgcccacacagtggaatcacaggagcattgccggcctttaaagaagttgtacgcacttttttgaaagtaaccatgtcgtattgtcTCGGAAaaaacgcacaaggaagctcattgcacagctttgtgatatgtgaaagaaagttccttgaaaaccgcactgttgggGATCGCCATCTAGATCgtgggtatgatatcctaatttttggcATGTCGTGGCATTACAGTAGATAGTAGTAGTTTtcatggaactttcttccatataCAGCCAATATGGAATAGGATTGCTTTTGCGGTGTTTTCagcacgatacgacatgggtaccgtcAAAAACCACCGACATGTCCTGTCAAGTTCTATCAAGGTAGCACTGGCAAATcagcaaatataattttaacttgGAAAAATTTGTATTTCATGTTGTTAATTAGTTTCAAACCGTTTGCAAAAAAAACGCGACTACAGCTAGTTTGATTTAAAGCTAGGATAGGAACATGGTAAATCGGACTATACACTATATGTTAAAAGAAGCCCTGTACGATAATTGGCACGGATATGAATTTGAATGCGGAGacatcactaaaaataaaataaaaattcaaaaccCTCCTTAGATTAAATGCTACGataaaaagaacatttcatattaaatgttttcaaaaatcttgagaacCCCTGACTTATTTATTCTACCAGTAAACTAAGGTCATCGCCCTGATATCGGTCCAATGGCGTATAGCTAGCATTTGGGCGCCTCAAATGAGGCGGGCTTATTATTGAGACAAAAACTTTCTTTTTTGCCGCCACCCGCACGCCCTTTGCAGGGtacatgaatgaaatgggtgtgtggACGGAGAACAATTAAAATGGCCGCAGGCAGAGGTGTCCAAATCTTTTATTATTGTGTACgacaataatgtttttttttacttctcgTAATGTGCGTattgaaaatcaatatttatttgttctcaCTACTTGATCCCAATATACGCCTCAAGATATaatacaggatttttttaaCATCCTCTATATATACAACAATTATTAATCATAGGATCTATTACTTCAACGTCCTCCGTAGTAAATAAGGTCAGCCGTCGCTTATTCATGTGTTCAGAGTATGTTTTAATCAATCATCAGTTGCGGCAATATTGAAGACATGATGTTTTGTTGAACGATAGTTTGGACCCGACATTAAATATTAGCGATTATGAAAGGCGAATCAAAAATCATTGTAATGTGACCTCATTGGACCACGATAGTTTCtactaaaagtaaaaataaaggcaattttttttagaattcaGCCCTCCGCCAGACGAAGATGAGATGGTAAAAAGTTCGCCTCTAAGCTGGTCCCTTTGTGCTGCAAACAGGTGATAATTTACGTAAATTATGTGAAGTGATCTATATATCAGCTAACTCTGTCTGTATCTTCATTCGCCTAGATTGGTATGTTGTTTTTGTGGATGAGAATGACAAACGAGCTTCACCCGATGTAAAATGGTCACAGCTATCCATATTATCTTCAAACAACACGgtagtcacaggagcgttaggCCACCCTTTAAGGGAGTGTAAGCGTAGtaacctatgtcgtatcgtactGGAACCATGGCCTAAAGTTTGGCTTGCACGTTCTATTAATGAAAGTTCTcctacgaaaatttattgaaaccCACATTGTGGAGGAAATAccacacatcctgatggtgatgatgatatcAAATTTTGTTTGGAGCATGTCTTGTGAGGATGGAATTAGCCTGCTGCTGCTATTGGTGTGCAGTAGAAACAGTCTAGGAGTACCTTGGGGCACACCGGCGCTAAGGGGCTTTGAGTCTTAGTTGCAACCGTTGACAATGACCTTAGAATGCTGCGCCCTGTCAGAAATCGAAGGCCGTCACTATATCTAAAATGCCAAGAATTCTTCTTCCATGCTTTCAATACAGTCACAATTAGCGCCCTTCAGTGTGAAACTTATACAAGAAGACCGCCAAATTTttgaccatggcgaaagccgttcCGACCGAACGGCTCATTGGTCAACTGATGTTCCTCTAGATATGCCAATAATTGGCTGATCATAATGAGCTCTCACTACGATTTTCAAGATCATGGTTATGACAATTGGCACAGATCTAACTACAgaacttttatgccttttcatatACCATCTGGCCTACATGACTTCTAAGCAACaaggaaaacagagctcgccgaacattTTTCTGTCTGAAGTAACCCTTAAATCTTTTTTATAGGTATATTCAATTTGCCCGTTTTGCTGAGATGACATCATCTATGGGATACTACGGGTGGCTTGCAGGCGATTATAAGTAAAAAATTCCGTGAATCTCTTTATTTAATGAGTTAATGCTATCGTTGGCTTGAGTGCAGGACCCTGTGAAAAttccattttatttttcagGTACAGCCACATAATGGAACCAAATGAAAGACTGCGAGGTTTTGGTTGATTGGCAGATTTGCAAAATTATAGTGAATAAGATTAACaccattcataaaaaataaagtaaattctATGACTCATACATTTTATTGACTACTCTTTTTTTCAAATACATAAGAAATACAAGCCTTACTAATTGCTCAGACATCACTTGACTGATTTCAATTACTCaaagctcacatctcctctccgctttggtgaaTACCAGGCTTTGGAGTCTAGAATAGTGAACGGAGTGGTTCACGAAGTCCTAAAATTAAAAGAGGAGGTAGATTAACTACCGAACTACATGATCGCGATCAATTTGCGAGAGCTAAAGACGTAGAGATACGCGACATACCCCTGAAgagaaatgaaaatttatatgatatagCAGACAAAATTGGCCAGTTATGCAATATACCTTCAAAAGAAAAGAAATTAGCTATATCGCAAGTTTACCTACGAGATTACCCAATACTGAGACCAATCATAATTACCGTTGACAACCGTTATAGGAAAGAATACATAATCGCCCCTGCTCGTAAACTTCTGTCTTGAAAGACAATCTTGGtaactttatttttagtgaatttctTTGTGAAGCGCGATGGAGACGCCGCGGCCAGCCCCTTTGGAAACTTTTTTgcaattataaaacaaagtagaagaaatattatgactgtcACAATAGAAGCATAGGGAAGAACTAGGCGAACGGATCACAGGGCGAATCGAGACAAAATTAGAAATCTGTTGGTATTTCAAATATCGCATTCACATAGACCGGCGTCTCTACATCTTTACGTAATGGATGAGGAAGCTTTTGAACTATTATCTAAGTTAGCCTGTGCTTTAAAACCATTAGGGCCTTCATGTAAGAGGGCAGTGGAACTATTAGATGCACCTTTGTAGCCTAAACCTTCTATAATATTAGGGGAAATATATATGTTTCGACAGCGGCGTCAACTACTGGAAATTGCGCCAGGAAGCTGATTATCAACCAGGTCACAAGAAGGGAAGCAACGAAATTCTATATATAATCTTTAGACATCATATTTGCGGATTaacttatttgtttgttttagatcttttctttttattttccgAGCTacgtatatttaaattattgtatccaaatatttagattatttaagtagttcttattttttgttattgttgttgCTACATTGTTGAAGCAGCTGCAGAATCTTAAAGACGAGCTGAAAGGGCACGACATTGCCCGACATATTATTGACAAGAAACACGTAGGGAAGTATTGAATAAGGCTGCATTTGAGTACTATGAGACACTTGATTACGAGTCACAAGCATATGAAAATAGAACTGATGAATAAAGAAAGTAGATTTTGCGGTGCTCTTAAATGGAAAGAGGAAGCTGCAGCCATGTGGTTATGAGGCAAAGGAGCCCTTCCTTCAATAGACGAGCCAGTTGAACctcataaaaaacttaaaaaccaACAACATTAGTTCCATGATCAATCCAGATTTCCTTACAGAGACCACGTCAAACAGTGAAAAGCCGACAGGCGGCTAAAAATAAAGCAAATTTCAGCTCTTTAACTAATTCCAGGTGGATAACTTTCGATACGGTGCAAACAAAAAGACATGTATAAGCCTTACATGTTCATCGACATCTATCAGGATATAATTTCGGTGTAAAGGGTCTAGCAAAGTCTACACCACTTGTGAGAAAAGAACTGTTAGTTTGACATAAAACTTGTGTAAATCTGCCATAAATGGCGCAAGTGGACTAACGATGGGCTGCTgatagctgtcaataatctgaagctgtcccaatatacccgataagtcattcttatcgccttatattgggacgcgtgaattgtaatttccatacaaacttctatcgctggtaagctatacgtcctcccattgacagacagcgtgtacggataaggtgagttagagccgataagtttattgggacagaaagtcaacgatagttatgatttttatctctagtaggccacaaccggagataagactgaatattgggaacgtaAGTGTACCACTGTGTGGATACAGTTAGCCAGTTCTCgttttaaaaaatctaatttgttGGAAAGTAtagataaaatgtatatattttaagcgAATATGCCAATAATCGTAATTGATTGATAAATATCTGATTCCAATTACCAAAATACACGCTATCGGGCTCAAAAAATTTCCAAATCCACCGGTTGAGTTATGATGGTTATTCAAAAATGCAACGCCGCCGCAGTGCCCCTTATTCGGCAGATATTTGTGTTCATTGAGACCAaagtaaatatgtataaaaaagacATATGCataatgatttttaataaaacttctaCGTAATGATACACGTACATTCTTATATGGGTACGATGCTAAGTTTAAGCGCTTGTTAGAAAAGCTACGAGAAATAGAGTATATATAGAAATTACAAGTAAAGCGATTATGAAAACCTTTATATTCAAGTAAACCACCTTATTCTTTGAAATATAATCTTTATTACTTCATGTCTCTACATCGGTTCGTAAaggagctttgacatggggagaagaacggataagaaactcccagctcatcatttaaatgttacaaaatatacaGTATAATCTATGTACAATATACATCCAACAAGTTGAGGAATCTTTAATAAATAGTACTTatgttaaaatactaaaatatcacTTAGTAGCCTCATAAACATTTACTTAACTCTAATATGTCCGTTCGGTGCAGCAGCTACGAGCCAAATGGGACTAAGCAACACTTCGCCGCACCAACAAAACGTTGGCAATCCTAGCTCGAACAGCCAATCAGGAACAAGCTCCTATTGGCtgtattgactttaaaatacaaatgagctactttttagttttaagatatCAAAACATAGCTCTTTTAACCCTGAATTACCTACATCAGgttttattcagtgttatttagtactttatgattattaaataataacataaaagctTAATACTCTAAGCTCTTGAAGACCTAATATTACGAAAGTCTAGAAATTGTCGTTTGTTATGAGCAATGAAATCGAAAACGCTTCTTGCCTCTagatcaggggtgctcaaacggtcgatctggatcgacaggtcgatcgcgagtgttttttgagtcgatctcgagaaaaaaatccggtataataaaactaaagtcggtaattacgtaccatcttatgaaaggtatgctcaggacatgcagtgtcacgcttcaacatccaaagtcactatttagttaagcttagaactttagaacgcgtttgttttgtaagaaccaataaactcgcaattttgaataataattatgagttttttcattgacatttaagagcagacctacacttaccttgactaataaaatgcatattttgcgcaaaactaatatctatgtcatcgtgacactctacctagacgacaatccttcatcacacatacttgaagcctctcagagccgatcgatcgtagtctaacaattttgaggtagatcgccagcagttcaagcttgagcacccctgctctaGATGATACAAGCAATTCAAATTCTTTAGGTTAGAAAAAAAACCTTttctataataatttgaattcattTCATGATACCGAACGGCTTCAAAATGCTAACATCGATATCCTGGACATCCTGATCAGGGTGATGTATCAAATGAAGCAAGATTCTGGGGTACCTATTACCCTTCCATCCGCAGACTGCGCAAGTCCATGGTTTGTTTCTAAACTTAAACTTATCAAGAAACTTTTTCCCATGAACCTCCATCAAATGCTCTGACAGCAACGCTTTAGTACACGTGGAGAAATCGCACTCATCACACTTCTTGGAAAGATCCAGGTGTTTGCTCAAAACATTTTCTGGTAAAACTGCTTTACATGTCGGACAACTATTAACCTTACTCTCAGCTGAGTGAAAAGTTTTCGCGTGATGTTCGAAACTTCGTTTATGCCTTGCCAAGTGGCCACAAATTTGACATTTCAAAGGATTATCGGGCCGATGAATTAGTTCGTGTTTCTTTAAATTCTTTTTGGAGACATTTCTGTGAGGGCAGTACGAGCATTTGAATGGTTTAGTGCCTTTATGTCTGCGTACGTGTTCCGCGAATACCTGGAAGTTTAGCAATGTTAAAATAGCCACTTAAAACtgaaatgttatttgcaatttcTGTTTCAGCAAATCTAACACTATATGTGCAGTGATCATACAAGGTATTCCTGccataaaaataactatatggGCAGCGTTCATGTGGTAGTAAGATCCATTGCTACTTCTGCAAAACATATCGTGGCACTACTGCCTTGgcgttttttataacaataggggaagagacaagcaggacgttcagctgatggtaattgatgcaccTTGCCGATTACTTAAatgattcttaaaaaatccaaaaattctgagcagcactacaattgtctccttgagacataaggggtctcatttgcccagtaatttcactagctacggcgcctttctgaccgaaacacaataatgcttacacattactgtttcacggcagaaatagacgccgcaCAATAAGGTTTACACTGCAACTTAACACTCTTGCGGCTACTGTAATGAAAACAATGATGCTTACCACTTTATTTTGTGAGCTGTAATCGCACAT encodes:
- the LOC126973675 gene encoding uncharacterized protein LOC126973675 yields the protein MFLLLSVCILVHFALFNSQESFNEIPHMKYEKIKYWCANTDFICKSNSTNICATRILNSNVEYKDFLNSCYLFMSNMCNYSNHGLKQLAYCRCLPRREQRGCLTLMKNIIKSTATQPTTISPLYDIDTAFDFHLCPLSCPDVYNPVCVGVNRGHGLYFKFFTFVNHCAGDLYYCKNWEEFSPPPDEDEMVKSSPLSWSLCAANRYIQFARFAEMTSSMGYYGWLAGDYK
- the LOC126978120 gene encoding zinc finger protein 676-like — its product is MGYSDVYTFSEKACNTNQKIVKKVKCPECPRQFSSNNDDKLLRHIRAVHRGENPFQCYMCDYSSQNKVVFAEHVRRHKGTKPFKCSYCPHRNVSKKNLKKHELIHRPDNPLKCQICGHLARHKRSFEHHAKTFHSAESKVNSCPTCKAVLPENVLSKHLDLSKKCDECDFSTCTKALLSEHLMEVHGKKFLDKFKFRNKPWTCAVCGWKGNRYPRILLHLIHHPDQDVQDIDVSILKPFGIMK